GGGCCCCCATGCACATAAAGCTCTTTCCAAATTGGTAGGCACTGACTGCCTGGAGGTGAGCAGGGCCCTGCCTGCTCTCCACGGCATCTGTGACTGCCCCACGTGAATCCCATCTGCATCCAGGATACCAGGAAAGGAGGCTGTAATAACCCAGGCTGATGTCTAAATGACATGTCctcagaggagagagaggcatTTGGGGGATTCCTTGATCGTTTTGATCAAAAGTGAGTCTAGATATTAACTCTGTGAAGAATCATCACTGCTGAATTACTTCCTCTAGAATATTTTCTAGGGATCTGTGCCAAAGGAGTCTGGTTTGATTTGTTGTAAACAATAAGACTTCCACTGTTCTACCAGTGGATTTTCAGACAGCTcagtttcataaaatttttcatgTAAAAGCATAGAGGGATTAGTTTTAGTAAAATGCTCTGATTAAGTGACTTTGACCTTTTATATTAAAACATGCTTGGCTGCATCTTCTAGAAAGTGATATTCAAACAAATGGTGAATCTTGTCCTTGGTATTCTCAATTGCATGGCTAAGCAATGTGgtgctgtaaaaataaaaacataaggtTCTTGTATGAGTATGGGAGTTAGCAACACCATTTTTTTTCCACCAAAGGTATCTACAGTaaatttctcaaatgcttttGACCTTCTTGGAGTTCTTCATTCAATACTCATAACTATGTGCTAGGACCTTTCTAGGCAGGGAGGACGGTGAACAAGACAGGGAGCTGTTGTAGCCTCCAACGGTTTATATTCTGGGTTTAGGAGACTGATTTCAGCAAGgcttaatggaaaaaaaagagaatttttgcCCGTGATTAGAGCTACAAAGCGACTAATAAAAAAGACACAATAAAACTTAACCTGGAGAGTCAGGTCAGGGCCAGAGGTGGGGAGGAGATGATTTCAGAGGCTGACAGAGAAGGCTTTCCTGAGGCTGTGACACTTACAAATGACTTGCAGTCTTTTGGAGAGCTGAGAAAGTTGTTCTGGTACAAGGTACCAGCAAGTGCGAAGGCCCTGTGGGCAGTAGGCTTGTTGTAGTTGAGAAATAGCAGGCGGTGTGGTGAAAGCCTCCCACAAGATGAGACTGGGGAAGTCCAGAGGGGCCTGTGGTTCATGAAGCATAGACAGCCACACTACAAACTGACCGAGAAAACCTTCCTTTTCAGATGGTGGAATCGCACGGCTTAGAGTATATGGAACTGGACAAAATGACTGGGCTGCAACTGACCCCAAAGAACCTGTTGACCTAGTAACCATCGCCTTCGGGGGTGTCTGCGTAGGATTTAGTAATGCACATTTTGGGCACCCAAACAATATGATAGGTAAGAGGACAACGTGGGAGCTGGCTTATTTAGGACATCTGGATGCCAGCATTCAATACCCCAGTGCAGCCAGAATGATTCAAGATGTCTGATTTGATGCCTTTATGACATGAAATAAGCCAACATTAGCAAGTTTTCCTCACAATTGTGTCCTACTTAGTTGCtgtaaaagtaaaatttactAACCCTCTGGCTGTTTGTGTACTTACTGAAGCATTAATGAAAATACCTGACGTAGCAATGCTTAGGTGCATGGGATCTGTAACTTAATTACACCAATGAATTTATTCTCACATTTAAAATAACAGGTGATTTCCCATTAAACAATGTTATTTTCTATAGGCGTCAACAAGGCAAAGTCTATAGCAGATGGTTGGGAAACTGCAAGAAGGCTGGACAGGCCACCAATATTAGAAGTAAGAAGTTAAAAATTAACTATGAGGtttttctaaaaagtatttttctaaagtttgttttttcctgttttatatcaaggacatttttgcttattttagaaACCTCTTAAGCATTATTCTaagtgtttattatttattctccACGTGTTCCAAATTTCCTGTTGTTTTCATTATGATATCAGGGCAAAGACCCAGAAGGCCATCCGTGCTGGTGTTGCCAGCTAGCCCAGTGCCCCTTTGGACTGTTGCTCTGTTTattcaatgaagaaagaaaaagatcttcaACTTAATGATACAAAAGTTGTGAATAAATTTATGGTAGATCTGGAGGACAAAACACTAGTTTAACAATTTTCAATATCTGTGTATCCCAGGATAAGGCCATTTATGTGAACTTATCACTGAGAAGAGGCTTCTGCGATGTCCACTGTTGTTTAATTTGGCCGATAACTAATTAGagataagaaaaccaaaaagaagcaaaacaaaacaaaatatttttcaatttgaaatCTCACTGAAAACTTGGCCAGAAATACCTTCTTCCTTTTTGGGAGGGATTTCATGTCACCCAGGGCATTCAGATATGAATGAATAAACTCTCCTTTCTCAAATGAAGGCTTAGAGGCATATTACATATTGGTATAGATTTGACCAAGAAAATATCTACTTTCAAAGGTCAGAGCTGATTAGAGCAGGGGTCGCTAGCCTTTTAGCACCAAGGATTGGTtacatagaagacaatttttccatacaTGGGGTGGGAGGAAACTTAGGTTCTTATAAGGAGGGATAAACTAGACCCCTGGCACGTACTTTACAGCAGGGTTTGTGCTCCTAGGAAACCCTAATGCTGTCgatgatgtgacaggaggcagaactcaggcagtgatgcagTGATGGGGACAGTAATACATATGAAGCTTTGGGGCCAGTTTGCCTGCTGTCACCTGCTGTgcggcctggttcctaacagtcCATGGACCAGTACTGGTCCACAGCCTGGGGATTGGGGCTGCAGGATTAGAGGATTTATGGGCTgtattaaagatatttttgtatatagtatCTGCAGGGAGCTGTAACTGACacagaaaatcagaaatttataaaaacataccTAGTACCCAGTAAAATCGTGTTGGCTTGGGGTACTTAAGGAATGATAGCAAAGAGGCAGTTACGAACAAAATAATGTGCACAGCAGGCCACAGGAAAAAGTGATGAAGTGCAACACACCAGCCTTTCTCACCTGTTGGTTTTCAGGATTGGTTTCTTGATTGATTCCAAGttagtttacttttttgtttttgacttccAGAATGATGAGAATGGCACTCTGCTGGTTCCAGGCTGTGAATGGGCAGTTTTCCGACTGGCACACCCTGGAGTGATAACTCAAATCGAAATTGATACCAGCTATTTTAAAGGTAGATGCAGAGCCCTAAGGAAGAGCCTTCTAAGAGGTGTGCTGATTCTGAAGACACCCTAGTCCTCAGGGAGTGGGACCCATGACAGCCGAACTCTTTGAACACCAACACCCCTTTTATAAAATTCAGAACTGAAATGGATGACTTCAAAAAGCATACTAGATTTCATTAGGCTACAAGGCTTCTTACTACAGAGGCCATGAATCTTATCTGGGAGGAGCCTGTGAGTAGAACAGGGCTGGTGAGTCTTCCTATGAGAAGGGGTCTCACACAGATGCACTCCCGGCGCTGATTCTTCTCCAGGCTTGGCTTTCAAGGCCGTGACTTACACAGTTTAAAACTGTGCACTTGAATTAGTAAAAATGATCTGGACAGGCAGCCCGATATTTGAAATCTACTTTCTCATGAAATATATGCGTGTATCATCTTCAGAAAGTTCAAATGATGTTACCCaacttttataataattattagatGACGTTTGAAAAGTTTTGGACTGGGGACTCATGACTGTTTAGCTCTCTCTGAATAAATGGTGACAGTTTGTTTTTTGACAGTTTATGTGATAGCACATTTTGGATGAGTGAGTTTTCAATGTTTTGAAGATTATTATGACTTTACTCATCATTAACTACTATATCAAGGCACAGTCCACATTTAAAGGCAGGCTTATCACGAATAGTAGTGGATGGAAAGTAAATATTTCAATAGGTCTTGgtaattttcacttatttttggaAGCCTGCACTTTGGATCTGGTGTGGCTTTTATTTTTCCACGTGGCTGACAAGGAGTGAATTGCAGGTGAAATGGCGGCTCTCGGATTTTTTCATTGTTCATGATGCTTACAATTCTACAGTATCTTTAATCCTCAGTTCTCtgtgtgaatggcttaaaatcaCTTGTTTATTTTGGTGAGGGATAGTTTAGTTAAAACCAGGTGGCAGCTAGCAGATGCACCCAGGTGGGCAGCCCAGTGGCTAAGGGTCAGGAATATGTGGCTGTCAGCCCCTCAGGACACTTCCAGAACAacttgatgacattcaggacagtGAGGGGGCATGTGGCTTCCACTTGTATTATGTCAGTATGTAATAGATTGTGTCAAATATGTAAAAGATTGCATCAAACATATGAAGCTTAGCAGGCCCATATGtcagagaaatagaaacagcTGCCCTGATACTTTTCTTCCTGTGCCCCTTTGTGGTTCCCACCTTGGGGGCCACTATTTGAAGGGCCACAGAGGCAGAATGAAAGCACTGAGCATCCTCTTGCCAGGGTTGTTGGTTAACAACCCTTTCCTCTGTCAGTCTTAAAGTCTGAAAAACTCCTACAGGAATTTTCCTGACCGAGAGTGTGGGGTCTTTCCTCCATGCTCCTCAAATCCACTGAGCACATGATTCCCATGAAATTCCCAGGACAGGAGAGAGCTGGGAAGGTGCCCTCTCCCGTGGAGACCACGCAGAGGTCCTGCAGTGCGGCGTGTTTGTGCTTAGAAGCGGCTGGCTCagtatttcttctctttgtaCTGTCACACTGCAGAATAAGATGccataaggaaaatatttttccagcTTCATAATAATTTCAGAAGAGCCATATCACAGTTTGCAAGTAATTAAATCTGCAATTTAGGAAGCTGATCAAATACATTCAACTTTCAAAGTTAAGAATGCTATACATTCAGACTTGAATGTGCCAGGCCATTCACAGATGGCAGGCAGTTCCAAATTCTTCTGAAACACACTCACTCCTCTATTTCATGAGGCAATCCAGCCGTTGCAGACTGGTTGGTTCCTTGTCTCCCAGGCTTTGTACCTTTCCTTTTGTTCAGACAGAACAATGTCTTATTCTTTGCTGGGGTTTTGATGCTATTTAAAAACCCTAATGTCCTATATGCCGAATTATACTGGGCGTAAAGGCCATGAAGACAGCCCCTCTTTCCTTTGTTCCCCCAGGCAATTTTCCAGACAATTGTAAAGTGGATGGGTGTGTCCTGACAACTCAAGAGGAAGAAGATATGATCAAGCGGAAGTGGAACCTTCCAGCCCATAAGTGGAAAGCTCTGCTCCCAGTCACCAAGGTCCAGTGGACTAGTGTCAGGAGCTGGCATTGGGTCTGGACTATTCACTCAGATTCGCTTTGGAAGGATTCTGATGCAATGCCAAACCTTCTGCGCAGTTCAACAGTAGAATGAATGAGCCTTTAAAAATCTTATTCGTGTGCTTAAATAGGAAGACAGGCTTTATTTCCCTCCACTTCTACATTGCCAGTCAAGTTCTGTTTAAGCCAAAAATTGTCATGTGCTAAGcatacagaaatggaaaaatgtttcTGCTTTATACTTTACTTTTTAGAAAGAACAACTAGCATATTTAAAGCTATAATGGTGTGTCCACGTGTGGGATGCACAGTCTGAGATAGTCACCAAGTGTCTTCTTTAGGGAGGAGGGACGTTTCACTTCAGGTGAGGGCGGAAGTGAGGGCTGCTCCCATGTGGAAATGAGAATGGCCTCCAGGGAGACTGAGATGACCTTTCACATTTCATGGGTTTGTCTGTTTtattaatgattaaaaatacCAGACCTCACAGGGAACCAAGTATTTATGTTGGTATTATGTGGGCATCCTGCCCCCACTAGTAGATTCTTACAGTAAGCCAGATTATGGTCATCGAGTAACTTCTTCACTGTGTGGGCACGTTGGCTCACTTGGTATACACACCCTGTTGTGACAAGCATCTCTGTTATCTGCCTCTTTACAGCTCTCCCCCAACCAAAGTCACTTGTTTGACAGCCTGACGCTAGAGCTCCAAGATGTCATCACTCACGCCAGGCTTACCATAGCCCCGGATGGGGGAGTGAGCCGCCTCCGGCTGAAGGGCTTCCCCAGCTCCATCTGTCTCCTGCGGAGCCGGGAGAAGCCCACGCTGAAGTTTGCAGTGAAAGCGGGCTTCAGAGCAAACCTTTGACCACTGTGGTGAAAGCGGGCTTCAGAGCAAACCTCTAACCATGCGTGTGAGGGACCTGGTGCTGGCTACACAGCAGTGACTGCTTGTTCACAGTCTTCGAGTGTTTTGAACACCTATGCCTCCTGATGATTTAATAAAGTGGTCTTCTCACAAATTGGTCTCTGTGTTTAATGTTGCTATGAAGCACTTGGTAGTTCAAAAATTGGCAGCAAATGGCTGATGGTCTCTAAGGAATTAACTTTTTGGACACTACAGGATACTACAGGATATTGATATTAGGTCCAAGTTAGAATCAAaagtttattatatatatttacatatatttcaaaCAAGAAACAGTGCAATTAATCAAAGTACATGTCAAACTATCAcacagttttattattattttttattaaatcataactttgtacattgatgcatttatagggttcaggatactgctttgatatacaatgtgaaatgcgtacattgaactaagtaacacatccatcacaattatactcatttcttaagttttgaaatgtaccattgcatcatgcacattaggtgaggtttccccaaataccctccctcctcccatagtccctcctcccctcccctctcctcttcccttctactttatggactatagttatgttttgccattcatatgagtgtgtaggtggttgtatactgatttcatagtagtattgagtacactggatacttttttcccattcttgagatgctttactcagaagaatatgttccagctccatccaggtaaacataaaagatgtgaagtctccatattttttatggctgcatagtattccatggtgtacatataccacaatttgttaatctattcatgggtcgatgggcacttgggctatttccatgtcttggctattatgaattgggctgcaataaacattctggcacaaatgtctttgttgtaaaataatttttgatcatctgggtatatacctagtagaggaattgcaggatcaaacggtaggtctacttttagttcctgagtgttctccaaactactttccaaaaaaggtcatattagcttgctttcccaccagcagtgtagaagcgttcccttttctccacatccatgccaacatctctagtcttgggattttgtgatgtgagctaatcttactggagttagatgatttctcaaagtggttttgatttgcatttctctaatgattaaggatgatgagcattttttcatgtttgtaggccatgcacctgtcttcatcataattttctgttcaagtctcttgcccacatagaaatggggttatttattcttttcttattgattagtttgagttctctgtggattctagttatcagacctctGTCGgaaagcataacctgcaaaaatctcccattctaaaggttgtctgtttgctttacttactgtcctcttggctgtgcaaaagccttttagtttgatcagatcccagtaatgtatttttggtgttgcttcaattgcctgggggggtccttctcataagatattctcccaggccaatttcttcaagtgttttccctgcactctcttctactatttttatagtttcatgtcttatgtttaaatctttcatccagtgagaatcaatttttataatggtgaaaggtgggggtccagtttcaatcttctacaggttgccagccagttcacccagcaccatttgttaaatagggtgtctttcccccactgaatatttttgataggcctgtcaaagatcaaatgatgataagtagctgggttcacctcttggttctctattctgttccataaatctaccactctgtttttgtgccagtaccatgctgttttttttttcttttttttttggccggggctgggtttgaacccgccacctccggcatatgggaccggcgccctacccgctgagccacaggcgccgcccagtaccatgctgttttgatcactatagatttatagtatagcctgaagtctggtaatgtgacacctcctgatttgttcttatttctgagtaatgtatttgttattcgaggtttttttctgattccatataaaatggagtactattttttcaagttctttaaagtatgacaatggtgctttaatagggattgcattaaatctgtagattgctttgggtagtacggacattttaacaatgttgattcttcccagccatgagcatgtttttccatttgttaatattgtcagctatttcttttctcagagtttcatagttctctttatagcgatctttcatgtcctttgtttggcaaattcccagctatttcattttctttggcactattataaaaggaatagagtccttgattgttttttcagcttgactattgttggcatatataaaagctactgacttgtaagtattgattttttatcctgaaacactgctgtattccttgatcacttctaagagttttgaagttgaatccctgggattttccagatgtAGGCTCGTATCATCAGCGCAGagtaagagtttgatctcctctgaccctatttggatacctttgatcaccttctcttgcctgactgcgatggctaagacttccattactatgttgaatagcagtggagacagtgggcatcattgcctcattcctgatgtgagtggaaatgttttcaattttacaccattcaatatgatattggctgtggatttgctgtagatggcttctatcagtttaagaaatgtcccttctatgcctattttcttaagaattttgatcatgaaaggatgctgtatattatcaaaggctttttctgcatcaactgaatcatatggccttttttattttattagtgtgatgtattacatttatagatttgcatatgttgaaccaaccctgtatcCCTGGAATAAAAACAACTTGATAGtagtgtgtaatttttttgatgtgttgttgaattctgtttgctaagatcttattaaatatttttgcattgatatttattaatgatattggtctataattttctttctttgttggatcctttcctggtttaggtatcagagtgatgtttgcttcatagaatgtgttgggaagtattccatctttttgtatgctttggaaaacattgtataatacaggtactagttcctcttgaaaggtttgatagaatttggatgtgaagccatctggtcctggacttttctttttagggagattttgtattgttgatgctatttcagtgcaatataggtctattcaagatttctaattctttctggttgagtctaagaaggtggcatgcttccagggattggtccatttccttcagattttcatatttctgggaatagagatttttgcagtaattgttgaagatttttttgaatttctgaagtgtctgttgttatttcccctttattgtttctgatagacgatattagagattttacttttctatttctggttaggttggtcaaagtttatccattttgttaatcttttcaaaaaaccaactttttgtttttttgatcttctgaatgattcttttgttttcaatttcatttaattatcacacagttttgccatcttaaggGCAGTCCATGTgctccagcagcaaagaagccagGACAACCAGTGGTGATGAAATTGCAAAAGATGTTTTCCATAGCTTATTGAGAAGTGAGTATTTTTCATCACAAGGGGTGGTCTAAAGCCTGGAAGGAGTGGTGGTCAGGTGGTGCAAGGTCTGATGAAGATAGTGGATgacagtttccaagtccagcctcTGTGGTTTGAGCAGTCTTGCTTGTGACCATGGGGCTTAGCACTGTCTTACAAAAGGCCTGGCTTGTCTCTACTGATCAATcttggctgcttaatcacaagtatcctcatcatttcatccagctGGTGTAGGAGACGTCTGCTGTAATTGATTGACAGGGTTTTGTGGAGCTGTAGTGCgtaataccagtgctggaccaccaaacagacaccataaGCTTTTTTAGGTGAATATTCTATTTTTGACTGCAtctcagcacttcatctttatccaatcATTGTGCCAACGCTTGTGTAACAATATGgtatagaaatggttcacctttgtgatgacagcaaagaaaggagaGCTTGAGATGATTTTTGTTTTGACACTTGCTTAATGTGTAAGGCATCTATCTAGCTTCTTTACCTcaccaatttgtttcaaatggtccagttCTATTGGAATAGTAacgtcaaaccttgctgctaatctGCATGTAGGTTGGGATAGATTGGCTTCAACCATAGTGTTCAGCTCATCATTTTCCACCTTGGTCCAAGGTCATAcacgtggctcattttcaagattaaaatcaccctaatggaacttctcaaaccacccCCATACTATGTGTTCATTAGCCACAAActtcccaaacactttgttgGTGTGTCAAGCTGTACCTCACTGCTTTCATGacagaactcatatttgaaaataacatgaattttttacttatccatggtttcacaaatttgctctaaaaaaatttgaaagataattacaAGCCAAAGCGTGCCTTCCAAAGAATGAtgtatcttcaaaataaaaataaaacaataagtgtcaaagtgaaatgtcagagatatcagcTGTCAAACTTTAGTACTTAAGGAGACTGACATTTTATACTTAATAACCCAGTGTAAATATCCTGCACCTGTAGATCCAGCAGGTAATATGTAGCCCATTATCTTTGGAAGATTCTTTAAGCCCATCAAAACCATTGGGAAATTGGATATCTAGAAGCATTTGTTGTCTCATCTTTATCCCCAAATAGGGAGCAGCCATCCCAGAGGCACCCCTCTCCCCTGGGGAGGGTGCATTTTGAACGTCACTCTTCTGAGATTTGGTGGCCCTCTGCTGCAGGAACTGTTTCTCACAGAATCCTCTTGTGGTGCAAAATACCTAAGTCACCAGCCCTGAGCCAAGAGTCTTAGAAGAGTGAGGGCTTGTCTACTGACATTAAGGCTGTTGAGTTAGAAATAACCTGTTAAAGGTTTACTGAAAGCTGAATTTGAGGACAGGCCCCAAAGACACACCAGTATAGTTGGGCACCCTCCAAGTCTGTTACCATTGGGACACTTTCACAAGAAAGTTTAGGGTGCAGTGCAGAGGTGACAGTCATTGCCCACCGATGACAAAATACAAGCTAAAGTGGTTTACGTGCAAGACAATCTGCAAAACTTCATGACTTAGAAATAAATCAGTGCCTTTTGCACAGTTGGTAGGTTGGGTATTAAGCCAACAGTCTGAGGAGCTCATGAAGCAGTGTGAGAGAGTCAGCTTCTTTACTCAGGGATGAGACCTTAACCGGGAATCCCAGACCTTCCGGATCGGGTGACCTGTCCCTGCCCCTGCGGCCAGCGGACATCAGGCTGCAGTGGTCAGTGGTGCCTACTGATCAGATGAAAGAAACCGAGGCTCAGAAAGTTCAGTAAAGCAGCTTCCAGGCCCCGCCCCAATTTTGACCGCCAGGCGCGTCCCCCTCTCCTGCAGAGGAGGGCAGCGGGCAGCGGGGGTGCCCCCTTCACGCCTGCCTCTCCCACCCCGCTCCCGGGCTGGCCACGGTCACAATCACCGGTGGCGTCAACACTCACCGACCTGACTCGCGCTGCGGCGGCAGCGGCAGGAGGGGCGTCCGCGCGGCCGTGCCCGGGGCGAGTGCCTGGAGCGCGGTACCGAGAGGGGACGGCCCTGCTGCGGGCGCGGCCATGGGCACCCGCGGGCCCTACACGCTGGTGGACACCACGCCTGCCAAGACCATCGTGGTGTACCGCAACGGGGACCAGTTCTTCGTGGGCAGGAAGTTCGTGCTGTCGCGGCGCCGCGTGGCCACCTTCGAGGCGCTGCTGGAGCAGCTGACGGAGCAGGTGGAGGCGCCGTTCGGGGTGCGGCGTCTGTACACGCCGATGCGCGGCCGCCAGGTGCTGCAGCTGGACGCGCTGCAGGCGGGCGGCAAGTATGTGGCCGCCGGCCGCGAGCGCTTCAAGAAGCTCGAGTGAGTCCGGGGtcggggggaggggagggcgtcTCTGTCCCGAGCAAGGGCGATGCGCCGCCTTCTCCGGCCCCTTTCCTGCGGCGCCCCCACGCGGCGGGGAGGACTCGCTGCGCAGCAGGTGTGTGCCCGGCGGGAGCAAACCCCGCAGACCTCGGCCCCAAACCACCGGGTTGCAGAGAGCATTAGACTAGGAGGGTAGGGGCCCGGGTGCGCAGTTCCAGTTTAGAATAGAGTGTGGGCAGGCTTCTCCAAACGGTGTGTTTGCAGCGTCCTGGTCCTTTACGCATTTCCAAGCTTGCCTTTCACAAAAATGTCGTCCCTCCCTGGTTTGTGTCTGGCCTCCCGGTGTGGAAGCCTGTCTGGAAAGCATTCTGTTAAACCCGGTTTGCTCCCGGTGTATTTTCATGTGGGAAATTCTTCAAGGGCTGAGATAAAAGTGAGATTCTCCAGAAggggttttattttcttattccaaACATCAGGAATGCTTCCAATTCAAGGATATTGTGAATTAAATGAGCagtttgagtttttaattttttttgctttttgcaaTTAGTGTGAGGCTGGTTTGTGGTTCCAAATTCTTAATGGCACTTGAAAAGTGCAAATTTAGCATCCTGTTGTTTCTGATGAAAAATCACAAATCTCAGGCATCACAGCTGCAAAGAGGTAGAGCCTGCATTAATGTCATGACATTTTAGATCGAAATTTATTACTATGAAAAATCCCATTAGGTGTGAGAATCACAGACGAAAATATAATCCTTTCTAGAAACGTGATATTGTGATTATCTTTTCAGGGTTAGTCAAGTGGTATGAATATCTACCACTTCTGATTTCCTACCAGAATCCAGGATTCAGTGTTGTTTTACAATAAGCAAAAGAGTATGTTTCTACAAAAATTGACTTTAAGGTCCTTTGTaatacatgtatgatgaaaaatatttaatttttatcccAAGACATTTCCTTGTAAAACCAGCCTGTGTTTACATGTTACTGGGTGAGGAAGGGCACCAGCAAAGTGCCTGCCAGATGAAGGTGAACGTACAGGGTGTGGCCTGGCCCCTTGCTTGAGGGTCTGGGCCTTTCCAGTGGACACTGTACACCTCCCATGTTACAGAGAGAGTCTCACGGTttactaaaaatgttttgaacACATGGAAAGGACTCGGAAGAACTCTGAAGTGCTTTAAATGTTTAGTATTCTTCTCCAGGAGAAAGGAAACACGAGTGACTGAGCAGGGGGCCGGGTGGAAGGCCTGTGGTCTAGCCTTGTGCTTTCATGGCTACAAACCAGATAGGTAATACTTGCATGTGAAGTTCAACACAGAGAGGAActtaagtttcattttcttcactaCTT
The sequence above is a segment of the Nycticebus coucang isolate mNycCou1 chromosome 4, mNycCou1.pri, whole genome shotgun sequence genome. Coding sequences within it:
- the ALLC gene encoding probable inactive allantoicase isoform X1, with the protein product MSGGMGDSPKEGKLTRFLDFTQLIDMASEAVGGKVLFATDDFFAPAENLIKSDNPSFKEHEYTEFGKWMDGWQTRRKRIPGHDWCVIRLGIPGVVRGFDVDISYFEGNHAPRMSIQAANLEEDKLPEIPERGVRTGAAATPEELEAMAELKSNDWNYLVHMTELKPGNPASSHNYFLINSQQRWTHVRLNIFPDGGIARLRVYGTGQNDWAATDPKEPVDLVTIAFGGVCVGFSNAHFGHPNNMIGVNKAKSIADGWETARRLDRPPILENDENGTLLVPGCEWAVFRLAHPGVITQIEIDTSYFKGNFPDNCKVDGCVLTTQEEEDMIKRKWNLPAHKWKALLPVTKLSPNQSHLFDSLTLELQDVITHARLTIAPDGGVSRLRLKGFPSSICLLRSREKPTLKFAVKAGFRANL
- the ALLC gene encoding probable inactive allantoicase isoform X3; the protein is MSGGMGDSPKEGKLTRFLDFTQLIDMASEAVGGKVLFATDDFFAPAENLIKSDNPSFKEHEYTEFGKWMDGWQTRRKRIPDKLPEIPERGVRTGAAATPEELEAMAELKSNDWNYLVHMTELKPGNPASSHNYFLINSQQRWTHVRLNIFPDGGIARLRVYGTGQNDWAATDPKEPVDLVTIAFGGVCVGFSNAHFGHPNNMIGVNKAKSIADGWETARRLDRPPILENDENGTLLVPGCEWAVFRLAHPGVITQIEIDTSYFKGNFPDNCKVDGCVLTTQEEEDMIKRKWNLPAHKWKALLPVTKLSPNQSHLFDSLTLELQDVITHARLTIAPDGGVSRLRLKGFPSSICLLRSREKPTLKFAVKAGFRANL
- the ALLC gene encoding probable inactive allantoicase isoform X2, with the translated sequence MGDSPKEGKLTRFLDFTQLIDMASEAVGGKVLFATDDFFAPAENLIKSDNPSFKEHEYTEFGKWMDGWQTRRKRIPGHDWCVIRLGIPGVVRGFDVDISYFEGNHAPRMSIQAANLEEDKLPEIPERGVRTGAAATPEELEAMAELKSNDWNYLVHMTELKPGNPASSHNYFLINSQQRWTHVRLNIFPDGGIARLRVYGTGQNDWAATDPKEPVDLVTIAFGGVCVGFSNAHFGHPNNMIGVNKAKSIADGWETARRLDRPPILENDENGTLLVPGCEWAVFRLAHPGVITQIEIDTSYFKGNFPDNCKVDGCVLTTQEEEDMIKRKWNLPAHKWKALLPVTKLSPNQSHLFDSLTLELQDVITHARLTIAPDGGVSRLRLKGFPSSICLLRSREKPTLKFAVKAGFRANL